One part of the Phragmites australis chromosome 3, lpPhrAust1.1, whole genome shotgun sequence genome encodes these proteins:
- the LOC133910622 gene encoding uncharacterized protein LOC133910622: protein MALVQKYGKPDIFLTMTCNPNWEEILRELEPGQTPQDRPDLVVRVFRAKLDDLKFQLFHNHILGVVANQNRTCKSYYPRQITNTTLQGKDSYPIYRRRDDGQKVHVRGHVLDNRWVVPYNPKLLRRYDCHINAEVCSSIKAVKYLYKYIYKGHDKASVSINYANGNHEINEIDDYREARWVAPQEALWRIFAFDLSGIFPPVLQLQLHLPGMHLVSYKDNANANCEFPWARSILYREFPEYAVWNPTLKKWKKRKQRTQVGRIISAHPVEGERYYLRVLLNHVAGATSYENLRTFDGVVYRTFREAAEKRGLIESDNNIDDCLTEVEIFHMPSSLRRLFATILVFCEPNDVRGIWNKHLEAMSDDFRRDQMNSHVVEQMVLLDIRNMLQSMGKDISSFPLPEIEEEHDTIGNGTTFFVDGLGGTGKTFLYKALLAKVRSEGKIAVATATSGVAASILSGGRTAHSRFKISLGIQEGGVCNFTKQSETAKLLRMAPLILWDEVSMTKRQAIEALDKSLRDIMEKPDLPFGGKTIVFGGDFRQLRLVRNTRAQSDPWFSKYLLRIGNGTEETVKDDYVKIPDEICVPYTGAESDIDNLIDRVFPMLATHISNSDYITFRAILSTRNENVDDINMRLIERFPSDEMVYHSYDLAIDDPNNYYPPEFLNSLTPNGLPPHILKLKVNCPVILLRNLDPANGLCNGTRAFDKYIRAQPVYNEKDDCRLTHKTGFMGEDGCQILGTLQDISWKQYIPTGQRTHQ from the exons ATGGCCTTGGTGCAGAAGTACGGTAAACCAGACATCTTCCTCACCATGACTTGCAACCCTAACTGGGAAGAAATACTTAGGGAGCTTGAACCTGGCCAGACACCACAAGACCGTCCTGATCTTGTTGTGCGAGTATTTAGAGCCAAATTAGATGATCTCAAGTTTCAGCTCTTCCATAATCACATCCTTGGTGTTGTTGCG AATCAAAATCGCACATGCAAGAGCTATTATCCACGCCAGATTACTAATACAACTCTCCAAGGCAAGGACTCTTACCCCATCTACAGAAGACGGGATGATGGGCAAAAGGTACATGTAAGAGGGCACGTCTTGGACAACAGATGGGTTGTACCATATAATCCTAAGCTACTAAGGAGGTATGACTGCCACATCAACGCCGAGGTTTGTTCAAGCATTAAGGCTGTCAAGTACCTTTACAAATACATCTACAAGGGTCATGACAAGGCATCTGTTTCTATCAATTATGCCAATGGCaatcatgagattaatgagatCGATGATTACAGGGAAGCTAGATGGGTAGCCCCACAGGAGGCATTGTGGAGAATCTTTGCCTTCGATCTTAGTGGGATCTTCCCCCCAGTGCTCCAGCTGCAACTTCATCTCCCTGGCATGCATCTCGTGTCCTACAAGGATAACGCGAAT GCGAATTGTGAGTTCCCGTGGGCACGAAGCATACTATATAGGGAATTCCCAGAATATGCAGTTTGGAACCCTACATTAAAGAAATGGAAGAAGAGAAAACAACGCACACAGGTTGGAAGGATAATCTCAGCGCATCCTGTAGAGGGAGAAAGATACTATCTAAGGGTACTACTAAACCACGTGGCAGGTGCTacttcatatgaaaatctaAGGACATTTGATGGTGTTGTCTACCGTACCTTCCGAGAAGCTGCTGAGAAAAGAGGTCTTATTGAGTCAGACAATAACATTGATGATTGCCTAACAGAGGTTGAAATATTCCATATGCCATCATCTCTCCGAAGGCTGTTTGCCACAATATTGGTTTTCTGTGAACCCAACGATGTCCGTGGGATATGGAACAAGCACCTAGAGGCAATGTCCGATGACTTCCGACGAGACCAAATGAACTCACATGTAGTTGAACAAATGGTTCTGTTGGATATTAGAAATATGCTACAATCAATGGGTAAGGACATATCATCATTCCCTCTTCCTGAGATCGAAGAGGAGCATGACACCAT CGGTAATGGAACTACATTCTTTGTTGATGGTCTTGGAGGGACCGGAAAGACATTCCTATACAAAGCTTTGCTAGCAAAGGTCCGTAGTGAGGGAAAAATAGCTGTTGCTACTGCAACATCTGGTGTTGCTGCCTCAATCCTGTCTGGAGGTAGGACTGCACACTCAAGATTTAAGATATCACTGGGCATACAAGAAGGAGGAGTGTGTAACTTTACAAAGCAGAGTGAGACCGCGAAACTTCTTCGAATGGCTCCACTTATATTATGGGATGAGGTCTCTATGACAAAAAGGCAAGCAATTGAGGCACTTGATAAGAGCCTAAGAGACATCATGGAAAAGCCTGATCTACCATTTGGAGGAAAGACGATTGTTTTTGGAGGCGACTTCAGGCAG CTGAGGCTTGTTCGTAATACGAGGGCTCAATCAGATCCATGGTTTTCTAAATACCTACTACGTATCGGGAATGGCACTGAAGAAACTGTGAAAGATGACTATGTAAAGATACCTGACGAGATATGTGTGCCTTACACTGGTGCAGAATCTGACATTGATAATCTTATTGATAGAGTGTTTCCTATGTTAGCAACACACATATCCAATTCAGACTACATCACATTTCGCGCTATTTTGTCAACAAGGAATGAAAACGTCGATGACATAAACATGAGGCTTATCGAACGATTTCCTAGTGATGAGATGGTCTATCATAGCTATGATCTTGCAATTGATGATCCAAACAACTACTACCCTCCTGAATTCTTGAATTCTCTAACCCCAAATGGATTACCACCGCACATCCTCAAGCTAAAGGTCAATTGCCCTGTGATTTTGCTCAGAAATCTAGATCCAGCTAATGGTTTGTGTAATGGGACAAG ggcttttgacaagtacattcgagctcaacctgTCTACAATGAGAAAGACGACtgtagactgacacacaagaccggctTCATG ggagaagacggctgccaaatcctgggtACGCTCCAAGATATCTCCTGGAAGCAGTACATTCCTACTGGGCAACGtacacatcagtga